The Pleurodeles waltl isolate 20211129_DDA chromosome 6, aPleWal1.hap1.20221129, whole genome shotgun sequence genome has a segment encoding these proteins:
- the LOC138301828 gene encoding NAC-alpha domain-containing protein 1-like, which produces MADPTSAQKGLVVQETQHSSAQKGLVIQETQHSSAQKGLALQETQHSSAQKGLAVQETQHSSAQKGLVLQETQHSSAQKGLAVQESLDTSAQKGLALQETQHSSAQKGLAVQETQHSSAQKGLVVQETQHSSAQKGLAVQESLHTSAQKGLAVQETQHSRAQKGLAVQETQHSSAQKGLALHETQHSSAQKGLAVQETQLSSAQKGLALQESLDTSAQKGLAVQETQHSSAQKGLALQESLDTSAQKGLLLQESLDTSAQKGLVLQETQHSSAQKGLALQESLDTSAQKGLVVQETQHSSAQKGLVLQETQHSSAQKGLALQESLDTSAQKGLALQETQHSSAQKGLVLQETQHSSAQKGLCTET; this is translated from the exons ATGGCAG ACCCGACTAGTGCTCAGAAGGGCTTGGTAGTTCAAGAGACCCAGCACTCTAGTGCTCAGAAGGGCTTGGTAATTCAAGAGACCCAGCACTCTAGTGCTCAGAAGGGCTTGGCACTTCAAGAGACCCAGCACTCTAGTGCTCAGAAGGGCTTGGCAGTTCAAGAGACCCAGCACTCTAGTGCTCAGAAGGGCTTGGTACTTCAAGAGACCCAGCACTCTAGTGCTCAGAAGGGCTTGGCAGTTCAAGAGTCCCTGGACACTAGTGCTCAGAAGGGCTTGGCACTTCAAGAGACCCAGCACTCTAGTGCTCAGAAGGGCTTGGCAGTTCAAGAGACCCAGCACTCTAGTGCTCAGAAGGGCTTGGTAGTTCAAGAGACCCAGCACTCTAGTGCTCAGAAGGGCTTGGCAGTTCAAGAGTCCCTGCACACTAGTGCTCAGAAGGGCTTGGCAGTTCAAGAGACCCAGCACTCTAGAGCTCAGAAGGGCTTGGCAGTTCAAGAGACCCAGCACTCTAGTGCTCAGAAGGGCTTGGCACTTCATGAGACCCAGCACTCTAGTGCTCAGAAGGGCTTGGCAGTTCAAGAGACCCAGCTCTCTAGTGCTCAGAAGGGCTTGGCACTTCAAGAGTCCCTGGACACTAGTGCTCAGAAGGGCTTGGCAGTTCAAGAGACCCAGCACTCTAGTGCTCAGAAGGGCTTGGCACTTCAAGAGTCCCTGGACACTAGTGCTCAGAAGGGCTTGTTACTTCAAGAGTCCCTGGACACTAGTGCTCAGAAGGGCTTGGTACTTCAAGAGACCCAGCACTCTAGTGCTCAGAAGGGCTTGGCACTTCAAGAGTCCCTGGATACTAGTGCTCAGAAGGGCTTGGTAGTTCAAGAGACCCAGCACTCTAGTGCTCAGAAGGGCTTGGTACTTCAAGAGACCCAGCACTCTAGTGCTCAGAAGGGCTTGGCACTTCAAGAGTCCCTTGACACTAGTGCTCAGAAGGGCTTGGCACTTCAAGAGACCCAGCACTCTAGTGCTCAGAAGGGCTTGGTACTTCAAGAGACCCAGCACTCTAGTGCTCAGAAGGGCTTG tgtactgagACCTGA